A single region of the Biomphalaria glabrata chromosome 15, xgBioGlab47.1, whole genome shotgun sequence genome encodes:
- the LOC129923079 gene encoding uncharacterized protein LOC129923079 translates to MERHGLERSSVQPSTEHLAVQIRQFSFNCFQLQRSMVDSKMGDSQRKDQQSLRMFLSKFTDQNNRLKASSEQIFDELRQSRRLLTYVLSENTQAMEALKECFGENRATLIELHEALQTLRTHYLESQTQQPNVMATPTQNGTVVPTPTIPGNVMATPTQNGTVVPTPTIPGNVMATPTQNGTVVPTPTIPGNVMATPTQNGTVVPTPTIPGNVMATPTQNGTVVPTPTIPGNVMATPTQNGTVVPTPTIPGNVMTTETQQDNLLVAMKPQANVKTTSPQREHAMAKSSSTQERYFKSSIMSSLKIPTENHSSIADTNLQLTEIQQQDSAINKQSRGDLPKQLSSRSDTAHGDKLFESPIISSLKMPKTAFDNFHVKNKSKVSHSSISDTDLPPSDIQQLDSTMNKHSYGDLAEHFTSIDTGNTLEQEDDRQSSCADGISLNTVIKSGAMLFTSPVLQQSRNIVRDDEDYEQLSSIETDNNLGKEEDYQSSCTDGISLDTIIESGGMLFNSPVLSVPERSRRKLVRDHKDYETSMSETHSSSSSSHEDDLDSTDDSCSQDFSQDSGTHVVLFENRPSPKTKNNTTKSMSNNKTILFTSIRTPNTQARELHSQSQPEMVALCESKDNGTIHPTKTKSLSRPVIPKVVHIDPQGSTKTSKGVYERENIHWGSMRCPRGSTIIDFI, encoded by the exons ATGGAGAGACATGGCCTTGAACGTAGCAGTGTCCAGCCTTCAACTGAGCATCTTGCTGTACAGATCCGACAATTTAGCTTTAACTGCTTTCAGCTGCAGAGAAGCATGGTGGACAGCAAGATGGGGGACAGCCAGAGGAAGGACCAACAGAGCCTAAGGATGTTCCTGAGCAAATTTACTGACCAAAATAATCGTTTGAAAGCTAGCAGCGAACAGATCTTTGATGAGCTGAGACAGAGCAGGAGACTGTTGACCTATGTTCTCTCGGAGAATACACAAGCAATGGAGGCTTTAAAG GAATGTTTTGGAGAAAACAGAGCAACACTCATTGAATTGCAT GAAGCATTACAGACACTGAGGACCCATTATTTAGAATCACAAACTCAACAACCTAATGTCATGGCCACACCCACTCAGAACGGAACTGTGGTACCTACACCAACAATACCAGGAAATGTCATGGCCACACCCACTCAGAACGGAACTGTGGTACCTACACCAACAATACCAGGAAATGTCATGGCCACACCCACTCAGAACGGAACTGTGGTACCTACACCAACAATACCAGGAAATGTCATGGCCACACCCACTCAGAACGGAACTGTGGTACCTACACCAACAATACCAGGAAATGTCATGGCCACACCCACTCAGAACGGAACTGTGGTACCTACACCAACAATACCAGGAAATGTCATGGCCACACCCACTCAGAACGGAACTGTGGTACCTACACCAACAATACCAGGAAATGTCATGACCACAGAAACACAGCAAGATAATTTGCTGGTTGCCATGAAACCGCAAGCAAATGTCAAAACTACATCGCCTCAGCGAGAACATGCCATGGCTAAATCCTCATCAACACAAGAACGATACTTCAAAAGCTCAATAATGTCCTCATTGAAAATTCCCACAGAAAATCATTCATCTATTGCTGATACGAATTTACAATTAACAGAAATTCAGCAGCAAGATTCtgcaataaataaacaaagccGTGGAGACTTGCCTAAACAATTATCGTCACGTTCAGATACCGCTCATGGCGATAAACTCTTTGAGAGTCCCATTATATCCTCATTGAAAATGCCCAAAACTGCATTTGATAACTTTCATGTAAAGAACAAATCTAAAGTAAGTCATTCATCTATTTCTGATACGGAtttaccaccatcagatattcaGCAGTtagattctacaatgaataaacatAGCTATGGAGACTTGGCTGAACACTTTACTTCTATTGATACAGGTAATACACTTGAACAGGAAGACGATCGCCAAAGCTCTTGTGCAGATGGAATTTCTTTGAATACAGTCATTAAAAGTGGAGCTATGCTTTTTACGAGTCCAGTACTACAGCAATCTAGAAATATTGTGAGAGATGATGAAGATTATGAACAATTGTCTTCAATTGAAACAGATAACAACCTTGGAAAAGAAGAGGATTACCAAAGCTCTTGTACTGATGGAATTTCTTTGGATACAATCATAGAAAGTGGAGGTATGCTTTTTAATAGTCCTGTATTATCAGTACCAGAGCGATCTAGAAGAAAGCTTGTGAGGGATCATAAAGATTATGAAACATCTATGTCTGAGACACacagttcttcttcttcatctcaTGAAGATGATCTTGATAGTACAGATGATTCTTGCAGTCAAGACTTTTCTCAAGATTCAGGCACACACGTTGTTTTATTTGAGAATAGACCATCACCAAAGACTAAAAATAACACAACGAAATCTATGAGCAATAACAAGACAATATTGTTTACTTCAATTCGTACACCCAACACACAAGCCAGAGAATTACACTCACAATCGCAACCGGAAATGGTAGCTCTATGTGAAAGTAAAGATAACGGTACTATTCATCCcactaaaacaaaaagtttatctagaccagtgattcccaaagtggtccatatagacccacaggggtctacgaagacttccaagggggtctacgaaagggaaaacatacattgggggtctatgagatgtccacgggggtctacgataatagatttcatttaa